A single Aminobacterium mobile DSM 12262 DNA region contains:
- a CDS encoding Hsp70 family protein, with amino-acid sequence MKYPMLGIDLGTRYAMTACNIDGNVEVLPSRWGMKRTPSVVSWSPSGWVAGEEAARREIAHPEVTFWDMKRQISRQGKIRCGWRCFAPEEVLVPLLVLLREDAEAVLNRFVTACVLTVPSAFSFAERQAIARAAYSAGFESLRIINEPTAAAFAYGKEGVSLVVDFGAGTVDVSVVEMEKGVWQVLESVGDSTIGGREIDFLMARLLEKRLLLSTEALPADDSMWRYLLGEAENIKIALSSCSNYTWQPTQALSRSSHSINISRHEFEELIRPMVLQVATIVFQLWEKYTPSHLLLVGGSSRIPFFRSVLESKVAHPEYVSQCPDEAIAMGAALFGSATEGRFLIDVLSQSLGIVSAEGNFVPVLEKGLPLPCRATRHFVSVGNGRIDLEIVQGEAESPGWMVLNRVFVDSLKKGEEVDLYFSVDSGGLLSIQLRRESGELFDIPPFSVDECLAHSEENPPELKEIEKRLARLALPLSASQQSRLMALVGSAGALVEQSCYGEAVELLSHLADNMERISL; translated from the coding sequence ATGAAGTATCCGATGCTTGGAATAGACCTTGGCACCCGTTATGCCATGACAGCCTGTAATATTGATGGGAATGTGGAGGTTTTGCCTAGCCGGTGGGGGATGAAACGCACCCCTTCTGTGGTTTCCTGGAGTCCCTCTGGTTGGGTTGCCGGCGAAGAGGCGGCGCGAAGAGAGATAGCCCATCCTGAGGTAACCTTTTGGGATATGAAACGGCAAATAAGCCGACAAGGAAAAATTCGCTGTGGTTGGCGTTGTTTTGCGCCAGAAGAAGTTTTGGTCCCTTTACTTGTTTTGTTGCGAGAAGATGCGGAAGCGGTTCTGAACCGTTTTGTAACTGCATGCGTTCTAACCGTCCCTTCTGCTTTTAGCTTTGCGGAACGCCAGGCGATTGCTCGTGCTGCCTATTCTGCGGGGTTTGAGTCTTTGCGTATCATTAACGAACCTACAGCAGCAGCTTTTGCATATGGGAAAGAAGGAGTTTCTCTCGTTGTAGATTTTGGAGCTGGAACTGTAGATGTTTCAGTTGTAGAAATGGAAAAGGGAGTTTGGCAAGTGTTGGAAAGCGTTGGAGATTCTACTATCGGTGGCCGAGAAATTGATTTTTTGATGGCCCGGCTTTTAGAAAAACGACTTCTTTTGAGCACAGAGGCGCTTCCTGCAGATGATAGCATGTGGCGTTATCTTTTAGGAGAGGCTGAAAACATAAAAATAGCCCTCTCTTCATGTTCAAACTATACGTGGCAACCAACGCAGGCCCTTTCTCGTTCCTCTCATTCTATAAATATATCTCGTCATGAGTTCGAAGAGCTCATTCGCCCCATGGTCCTTCAGGTGGCTACAATAGTTTTCCAGCTTTGGGAAAAATATACTCCAAGTCATTTGCTGCTTGTTGGGGGAAGTAGTCGCATCCCTTTTTTCCGATCTGTTTTAGAGTCGAAAGTGGCTCATCCAGAGTATGTGAGTCAATGCCCAGACGAAGCTATCGCCATGGGAGCAGCTCTTTTTGGCTCGGCAACAGAAGGACGTTTCCTTATAGATGTTCTCTCTCAAAGTTTGGGGATAGTTTCTGCGGAGGGGAATTTTGTTCCTGTTTTGGAAAAAGGCCTTCCTTTGCCATGTAGAGCTACCCGCCATTTTGTTAGCGTTGGAAATGGACGTATAGATTTGGAAATAGTGCAGGGTGAAGCCGAGAGCCCTGGATGGATGGTTCTGAATCGAGTTTTTGTCGATTCTCTCAAAAAAGGTGAAGAAGTGGATCTTTACTTCTCTGTAGATTCTGGAGGACTCCTTTCTATACAGCTGAGACGAGAGTCTGGAGAGTTGTTCGATATCCCTCCCTTCTCTGTGGATGAGTGTCTGGCACATAGTGAAGAAAATCCTCCCGAACTTAAAGAAATAGAGAAACGATTGGCTAGATTGGCCCTCCCCCTATCAGCCTCGCAGCAGAGTAGGTTGATGGCTCTTGTCGGATCGGCTGGAGCGCTGGTGGAGCAGAGTTGTTACGGAGAAGCGGTGGAGCTATTGTCTCACCTAGCTGACAATATGGAGAGGATCTCTTTATGA
- a CDS encoding J domain-containing protein yields MMDASIRLEESLAVLGLMSGASMKDIRSAFRQLARTCHPDIAGPQAAPQFEKITAAYMFLKSKESDVATLRQGGGAWKQGRARNTQQQPERETAQNTKNSERIRQLRLEKILVDTELKMAHLLERAQEVDGKTDLARSQQRLLSTHPAVRRLAAGFLIKYFDQPGVAESFVNMADRYPEDEDSLTLIFEGIFYQPVLLTFAEAVSAKACQVSEKAALSYLRWIGNVPCRESLLQRFLSHPSVEVIVKALSRWPYNGEAPDEISVLRLLRSDDERILVPLLQILKRKGCPEWAMGRVCLLARSHNAPAVRVWAGSIVRKKNLV; encoded by the coding sequence ATGATGGACGCGTCTATTCGGCTCGAGGAGAGTCTCGCTGTTCTTGGTCTCATGTCTGGGGCTTCAATGAAAGATATCCGCTCTGCTTTTCGACAGTTGGCCAGAACTTGCCATCCAGACATAGCTGGACCTCAGGCAGCGCCTCAATTTGAAAAAATCACAGCGGCTTATATGTTTCTTAAATCTAAGGAATCTGATGTAGCTACGCTGAGACAGGGAGGAGGGGCCTGGAAACAGGGCAGGGCGCGCAATACGCAGCAACAACCTGAGAGAGAGACAGCTCAGAACACAAAAAACTCCGAACGAATCCGTCAGCTGCGGTTAGAAAAAATTCTTGTGGACACGGAACTAAAGATGGCTCATTTGCTTGAACGTGCACAGGAAGTTGATGGTAAAACAGATCTTGCGAGATCGCAGCAAAGACTTCTAAGTACTCATCCTGCAGTGCGTCGTTTAGCGGCGGGATTTTTGATAAAATATTTCGATCAGCCTGGCGTAGCAGAAAGTTTTGTCAACATGGCGGATAGATATCCAGAAGACGAAGATTCTTTGACACTGATTTTTGAAGGGATATTTTATCAGCCGGTACTTCTGACTTTTGCTGAAGCTGTTTCAGCTAAAGCCTGTCAGGTTTCTGAAAAAGCGGCTTTATCATATTTACGATGGATAGGCAATGTGCCTTGTAGAGAATCTCTTTTACAGCGGTTTCTCTCCCATCCTTCTGTAGAAGTTATAGTGAAAGCACTCAGCCGCTGGCCTTATAATGGAGAAGCTCCTGATGAAATCAGCGTATTACGATTGTTGAGAAGCGATGATGAAAGGATCTTGGTGCCACTCTTACAAATTTTAAAGAGAAAAGGATGTCCCGAATGGGCAATGGGAAGGGTTTGCCTTTTGGCTCGTTCTCATAATGCTCCAGCTGTACGAGTTTGGGCGGGGTCTATTGTCCGGAAGAAAAATCTGGTATAG
- a CDS encoding histidine triad nucleotide-binding protein: MDRSCIFCKIIEKSVKADVVYEDAHVLAFRDLNPQAPVHVLIVPKQHISSAAMVKEDGMWGHLMGAVTLVARSLGLEDNGYRLVINCGAQAGQTIPHLHVHLLAGRSFRWPPG, from the coding sequence GTGGACAGGAGTTGCATTTTTTGCAAGATTATTGAGAAATCAGTTAAAGCGGATGTTGTTTACGAAGATGCCCATGTTCTTGCGTTTAGGGATTTAAATCCTCAAGCTCCTGTACATGTGTTAATTGTTCCTAAACAGCATATCAGCTCTGCGGCTATGGTTAAAGAAGATGGGATGTGGGGCCATCTTATGGGGGCTGTAACTCTAGTAGCTAGAAGCCTTGGGCTTGAGGACAATGGTTATAGATTAGTAATCAACTGTGGTGCTCAGGCTGGACAGACAATCCCCCACCTTCATGTTCACCTGTTGGCGGGACGGTCGTTCCGCTGGCCACCAGGTTAG
- the rpsU gene encoding 30S ribosomal protein S21, with product MTTIIRRENESLEDALRRFKREVSKVGTLREARKREHYEKPSEVKKAKRAEAARKRRSRSRG from the coding sequence ATGACGACGATCATTCGGAGAGAAAATGAGTCCCTTGAGGATGCGCTAAGGCGTTTCAAGCGGGAGGTCTCTAAGGTTGGAACCCTTCGCGAAGCTCGGAAGCGAGAGCACTATGAAAAACCTAGCGAAGTTAAGAAAGCTAAAAGAGCCGAAGCTGCAAGAAAACGGCGGAGTAGATCCAGGGGGTAA
- a CDS encoding GatB/YqeY domain-containing protein, producing the protein MSELLERIQKDIVTAMKARQEMELSTLRMLKAEIQKAQTEKGRSTELADEDVVALIQRLIKQRHESAEQFTAGGASDRAAEELREAAFLETFLPEQLPDDELDNMIEKAAAAVKATGPKDMGRVMGRIMNEVRGRAEGKRVKTRVQAYLQSLVE; encoded by the coding sequence GTGAGCGAGCTGTTGGAACGTATTCAGAAAGATATTGTAACGGCGATGAAAGCTAGGCAAGAAATGGAACTTTCGACGTTACGTATGTTGAAAGCAGAAATACAGAAAGCCCAAACTGAAAAAGGGCGTTCCACGGAGCTTGCCGACGAGGATGTAGTTGCCCTTATTCAGCGGCTTATAAAACAAAGGCATGAATCAGCAGAGCAGTTTACAGCTGGCGGCGCTTCAGATCGAGCAGCGGAAGAGCTAAGGGAAGCGGCGTTCCTTGAGACGTTTCTTCCAGAACAACTGCCTGATGATGAATTGGACAATATGATCGAAAAGGCTGCAGCGGCGGTAAAGGCAACGGGCCCGAAAGATATGGGGCGCGTCATGGGGCGGATTATGAACGAGGTCCGAGGACGCGCCGAAGGGAAACGGGTAAAAACAAGGGTCCAGGCATATTTGCAGTCCCTAGTAGAGTAG
- the nrdR gene encoding transcriptional regulator NrdR, giving the protein MRCPKCSAMETRVIETRTADEGRVVRRRRECPECLARFTTYERIEEKRTLRVVKKDGRREIFDREKITRGISKACEKLPVSLEQIEEVVSRIEEGFRASGVGEIPVSIIGERVMEELKHLNKVAYVRFASVYREFTDLSSFQKEITRLVTEREP; this is encoded by the coding sequence ATGAGATGCCCAAAATGCAGTGCCATGGAGACGCGAGTTATAGAAACACGTACAGCCGATGAAGGTAGAGTTGTTCGTCGTCGTCGAGAATGTCCTGAATGTTTAGCCCGTTTTACCACTTATGAAAGAATCGAGGAGAAACGAACCTTACGGGTAGTCAAAAAGGACGGAAGACGGGAAATTTTTGATAGAGAAAAGATTACTCGCGGCATCAGTAAGGCTTGCGAGAAACTACCAGTTTCCTTAGAACAGATAGAAGAAGTTGTATCAAGGATTGAAGAGGGATTCCGTGCAAGTGGTGTTGGTGAAATCCCAGTCTCGATCATTGGAGAACGGGTAATGGAAGAATTAAAACACCTCAACAAAGTGGCATATGTTCGTTTCGCTTCCGTATACAGGGAATTCACAGATCTTTCGAGCTTTCAAAAAGAAATAACACGTCTTGTGACAGAAAGAGAGCCATAA
- a CDS encoding ABC transporter substrate-binding protein has protein sequence MKLRRVALALMVVLLLGGVAFAEDTIRIGVYLPLTGQNAFGGQLELDGVKMAHQEFPEILGKKVELFVVDNKSDKVESANAVKRLIEKEKVVAIIGTYGSSLAMAGGEVAEKASIPVMGTSCTNPLVTQGKKYYFRACFIDPYQGAAAATYAIRELGAKKAALLVDVSNDYSVGLAGFFKQSFLKLNGEIVSELKYNTGDQDFTAQLTEIISKKPDIMFIPSYFAEGAIIMKQAAELGAEFRIMGGDAMDNPEIVSIGGEAVEGFMHTTFPYDPSMKDMSPMAQKFTENWKKLHPDKDPNVNAALGYDSYLLVLDAIKRAGVAEPEAITKALTETKDFPGVTGNTTINETHDAEKEVGIVMIKEGKKTFIGTVKPEM, from the coding sequence ATGAAGTTGAGAAGGGTAGCATTGGCATTGATGGTAGTGTTGCTTCTTGGCGGTGTGGCGTTCGCAGAGGATACTATTCGTATCGGTGTATATCTTCCTCTTACAGGGCAAAATGCCTTTGGCGGGCAGTTGGAACTGGACGGTGTGAAGATGGCTCACCAAGAGTTTCCAGAAATTCTAGGGAAAAAAGTGGAACTCTTTGTGGTGGACAATAAGTCCGATAAGGTAGAGTCAGCTAACGCTGTAAAAAGGCTGATTGAGAAGGAAAAAGTTGTAGCCATTATCGGAACCTATGGGTCCTCTCTTGCCATGGCTGGTGGGGAAGTTGCGGAAAAAGCCAGCATACCTGTTATGGGAACTTCTTGTACGAACCCCCTTGTAACTCAAGGTAAAAAATATTATTTCCGCGCCTGCTTTATTGACCCCTATCAGGGCGCTGCTGCTGCCACATATGCTATACGGGAATTGGGAGCTAAAAAAGCAGCTCTGCTTGTGGACGTTTCTAACGATTATAGCGTGGGTCTGGCTGGTTTCTTTAAGCAGTCTTTCCTCAAACTTAATGGAGAGATAGTATCTGAGCTGAAATATAATACTGGTGACCAAGACTTTACGGCACAGCTTACTGAAATAATCAGCAAAAAACCTGATATTATGTTTATTCCTTCTTATTTTGCAGAGGGAGCTATTATTATGAAACAAGCTGCGGAGCTCGGTGCTGAATTTAGAATTATGGGTGGCGATGCCATGGATAACCCGGAAATCGTTAGCATCGGCGGAGAGGCAGTAGAAGGATTCATGCATACAACTTTCCCGTACGATCCTTCTATGAAAGATATGAGCCCCATGGCACAAAAATTCACAGAGAATTGGAAAAAGCTCCATCCTGATAAGGATCCCAACGTAAATGCAGCCCTTGGTTACGACTCGTATCTTCTCGTCCTTGATGCCATAAAACGAGCTGGTGTAGCAGAACCCGAGGCCATAACAAAGGCCTTGACGGAGACCAAAGACTTCCCCGGCGTAACGGGCAATACCACGATTAATGAAACTCATGATGCTGAAAAAGAAGTGGGTATTGTAATGATTAAAGAAGGGAAGAAAACCTTCATCGGAACGGTTAAACCCGAAATGTAA
- a CDS encoding branched-chain amino acid ABC transporter permease, producing MSLNMFIQHLFNAITLGSLYGLIAIGYSMVYGILRLINFAHGDIFMLGAYFVFFAIVLAKLPWGVAVIVAVLLSTLCGILVDRVAYRPLRDAPRISALISAIGVSFFIENLGLVVFTGLPRPVMRPDWLVRIIKVGQIRILPLAILVPSVTFLLVLALLWVVYKTKPGLAMRAISKDIETTRLMGVSVDKVIAFTFALGSALAAASGIMWALRYPQINPFMGVVPGFKAFIAAVFGGIGSIQGAVIGGMLLGLIEIMVVAFFPALSGYRDAFAFILLIVILLIKPTGLMGEKLEDKI from the coding sequence GTGAGCCTGAATATGTTTATTCAGCATTTATTTAATGCCATTACTCTCGGGTCTCTGTACGGCCTTATTGCCATTGGCTATTCCATGGTTTATGGCATCTTGCGGCTTATCAATTTTGCTCATGGTGATATATTTATGCTTGGTGCGTATTTTGTTTTTTTTGCTATAGTACTTGCCAAATTACCATGGGGAGTAGCCGTAATTGTGGCCGTATTACTTTCCACTCTCTGCGGAATATTGGTGGATCGCGTGGCTTATAGGCCTCTACGGGATGCTCCTCGTATCTCCGCGCTTATTAGTGCTATAGGAGTTTCGTTTTTTATTGAGAACTTAGGCCTTGTAGTTTTTACGGGATTGCCTCGGCCTGTTATGCGCCCTGATTGGCTTGTGCGCATTATTAAGGTTGGTCAAATCAGAATTTTGCCTTTAGCTATACTTGTCCCTTCGGTTACCTTTCTTCTTGTCTTAGCTCTTCTTTGGGTTGTATATAAAACGAAACCGGGATTAGCCATGCGAGCAATTTCCAAAGATATAGAAACCACCAGACTTATGGGGGTTTCTGTAGATAAAGTTATTGCTTTCACATTTGCACTTGGCTCAGCTCTTGCTGCTGCTTCTGGCATTATGTGGGCCCTTCGATATCCTCAAATTAACCCTTTTATGGGGGTTGTCCCGGGTTTTAAGGCTTTTATCGCAGCTGTTTTTGGTGGCATTGGTTCTATTCAAGGGGCTGTGATAGGGGGCATGCTATTAGGTCTTATTGAAATTATGGTTGTCGCTTTTTTCCCGGCTCTTTCCGGGTATCGCGATGCTTTTGCTTTTATTCTTCTGATCGTAATCCTCCTCATTAAGCCGACAGGTCTTATGGGGGAGAAGCTGGAGGACAAGATCTGA
- a CDS encoding branched-chain amino acid ABC transporter permease, producing MDKKRRNFILNVCAIGLLALALYWAQGNLDGYKIQVINLVAVNAILALSLNLIYGFTGMFSLGHAGFMAIGAYVCAILILSPAQKQALWILEPIIWPFSVIRAPFLIAVLAGGLIAAFFGLLIALPVLRLGGDYLGIATLGFSEIIRVVLTNITPVTNGALGIKGIPSYANIWWNYGWLLFALYFIVKFMNSNFGNVLKAIRDDEIAAKNMGINTFKYRVISFTIGAFFAGIGGALMGSLITTIDPKMFVFTLTFNVLMITVAGGLGSITGSVIGSIIITILLEWLRFVENPLTIGSFEIPGIPGMRMVIFSLALIFIILFRREGIMGMREFGWDTMISRFSKRGETK from the coding sequence ATGGATAAAAAAAGAAGGAACTTCATTTTGAACGTATGCGCTATAGGATTATTAGCTCTCGCACTTTACTGGGCTCAGGGAAATCTTGACGGGTATAAAATTCAGGTTATTAACTTAGTAGCGGTAAATGCAATTCTTGCACTGAGTCTTAACCTGATTTATGGTTTTACAGGAATGTTTTCTCTTGGACATGCTGGTTTTATGGCTATAGGGGCGTATGTGTGTGCAATCCTCATTCTTTCTCCGGCTCAAAAACAAGCCTTGTGGATTTTAGAGCCTATCATATGGCCCTTTTCCGTAATACGCGCTCCTTTCCTTATAGCTGTTTTAGCAGGCGGTCTTATTGCCGCTTTCTTTGGGTTGCTCATTGCTCTTCCAGTTCTTCGTCTCGGTGGTGACTATCTAGGTATTGCGACACTTGGCTTTTCAGAAATTATTCGTGTTGTATTAACGAATATAACACCAGTTACGAATGGTGCTTTGGGCATTAAAGGCATTCCGTCATATGCGAATATTTGGTGGAATTATGGATGGTTACTCTTTGCGTTGTACTTTATAGTTAAATTTATGAACAGCAACTTTGGAAATGTGTTGAAGGCTATTCGAGATGACGAAATAGCTGCCAAAAACATGGGAATTAATACGTTCAAATATCGGGTTATTTCTTTCACGATAGGAGCTTTTTTCGCAGGTATTGGCGGTGCTCTCATGGGAAGCCTTATTACCACGATAGACCCTAAAATGTTTGTTTTTACCCTTACTTTTAATGTGTTGATGATCACTGTCGCTGGCGGCTTAGGTTCTATTACCGGCAGCGTTATCGGGAGTATTATTATTACTATTCTTCTTGAATGGCTTCGTTTTGTGGAGAACCCCCTTACAATTGGCTCTTTTGAAATACCCGGCATTCCCGGCATGCGTATGGTCATTTTCTCTCTGGCCCTTATTTTCATTATCCTTTTCAGACGCGAAGGAATAATGGGGATGAGGGAGTTTGGATGGGACACAATGATATCCCGTTTTTCCAAAAGGGGGGAAACTAAGTGA
- a CDS encoding ABC transporter ATP-binding protein: MNQQREVALQTQNITIRFGGLVAVNNFNMSVPQGSIVGLIGPNGAGKTTVFNIITGFYKPSEGKVFFHGKDITGLRPHTVCQSGIARTFQNIRLFNNETVLQNVMIGCHVRQKSKWWMAPFPVPSLIHEEQEIREKSQKLLEAVDLAEQAEEISSSLPYGDQRRLEIARALATEPHFLLLDEPAAGMNPQETQDLMTFIRRIRDEFNVTILLIEHDMRVVMGICEYIWVLDYGKLIAEGDPEAIQSNPRVIEAYLGEEYGKNA, translated from the coding sequence GTGAATCAGCAGCGTGAGGTAGCTCTTCAAACTCAGAATATCACTATCCGCTTTGGCGGCCTTGTTGCTGTCAATAATTTTAACATGTCTGTCCCTCAAGGAAGCATTGTGGGGCTGATTGGTCCCAATGGCGCGGGAAAAACCACAGTCTTTAATATCATTACAGGTTTTTATAAACCTAGCGAGGGGAAGGTCTTTTTTCATGGTAAAGACATAACAGGACTTCGACCTCATACAGTTTGTCAGAGTGGGATTGCAAGAACGTTTCAGAATATTAGATTATTTAATAATGAGACGGTATTGCAAAATGTTATGATTGGATGTCATGTACGCCAAAAAAGCAAGTGGTGGATGGCGCCTTTTCCTGTCCCCTCTCTTATCCATGAAGAACAAGAGATCCGTGAAAAATCTCAAAAGCTCTTAGAAGCTGTAGATTTAGCCGAACAGGCTGAGGAAATATCGAGTTCCCTACCTTACGGAGATCAACGGCGTCTTGAGATAGCTCGAGCTCTCGCTACAGAACCGCATTTCCTTTTGCTTGACGAGCCAGCTGCAGGAATGAATCCCCAGGAAACGCAAGATCTCATGACTTTTATACGACGTATCAGGGACGAATTCAATGTGACAATTCTTCTTATAGAACATGATATGAGGGTTGTTATGGGTATTTGCGAGTATATTTGGGTTTTAGATTATGGGAAGCTCATTGCAGAAGGCGACCCGGAGGCTATCCAGTCGAATCCTCGAGTGATAGAAGCATACCTCGGAGAGGAGTACGGAAAAAATGCTTAA
- a CDS encoding ABC transporter ATP-binding protein — MLKIEDLHVYYGGIHAVKGINLTIPKGQIVTLIGANGAGKSSTIRSIAGLVKSAKGNILFTDTAGKEDNLLGKTPEQIVKRGIAMSPEGRRILPQLTVEENLLLGAYIRNDKDGIREDVEHVYSLFPRLKERAWQKGGTLSGGEQQMLAVGRALMSRPDLVMMDEPSLGLAPILVREVFDIIKEINAQGRTVLLVEQNAYAALKVAHYAYILEVGSIVLEGTGEELLKDPKVKEAYLGG, encoded by the coding sequence ATGCTTAAGATAGAGGATCTTCACGTCTATTATGGTGGCATTCATGCAGTGAAAGGGATTAATTTGACTATTCCTAAAGGGCAGATAGTAACCCTTATCGGAGCTAACGGTGCTGGAAAGAGCAGTACTATCCGCAGCATTGCTGGTTTAGTGAAATCGGCAAAAGGAAATATTCTTTTCACCGACACAGCTGGAAAGGAAGATAACCTCCTCGGTAAAACGCCAGAGCAGATTGTTAAACGAGGCATTGCCATGAGTCCAGAAGGCCGCCGGATCCTCCCTCAACTCACAGTGGAGGAAAATCTTCTTTTGGGAGCGTACATTCGAAATGATAAAGATGGGATACGAGAGGATGTAGAACATGTTTACTCTCTTTTTCCTAGACTGAAAGAACGGGCCTGGCAAAAAGGCGGTACTCTTTCTGGCGGCGAACAGCAAATGTTGGCTGTTGGACGGGCTCTTATGAGTCGCCCTGACCTTGTGATGATGGACGAGCCTTCTCTTGGGCTTGCCCCGATTTTGGTAAGGGAAGTTTTTGATATTATCAAGGAAATTAATGCTCAAGGGCGAACGGTTCTTCTTGTCGAGCAAAATGCGTACGCCGCGTTGAAAGTTGCCCATTATGCGTATATTCTGGAAGTGGGAAGTATTGTGCTGGAAGGAACAGGCGAAGAGTTACTGAAAGATCCCAAGGTTAAAGAGGCTTATTTGGGAGGGTAA
- the pgsA gene encoding CDP-diacylglycerol--glycerol-3-phosphate 3-phosphatidyltransferase, translating to MSALNVPNMLSLLRVFLTPLVVIFLTLKISTPVLVLEKLGVQVNYGDLIAGFVFILAAITDTADGYIARKKGIVTNLGKFIDPLADKILVVAALISLVELQRLPAWIVVVIISRDFIVTGIRLVAAVEGIVIAASKMGKIKTVSQIIAITLLIFNFPGGLWAMWIAMILTVWSGMEYLIKGKDILFDAS from the coding sequence ATGTCGGCCCTAAATGTTCCCAATATGCTCAGTCTCTTACGAGTGTTTCTTACTCCGTTAGTAGTGATTTTTCTAACCCTTAAAATAAGTACTCCGGTACTTGTTCTTGAAAAACTGGGAGTTCAGGTTAATTATGGAGATCTTATCGCTGGTTTTGTTTTTATACTTGCAGCTATTACTGATACAGCAGATGGATACATAGCGCGAAAGAAGGGGATTGTTACAAATTTAGGAAAATTTATCGACCCTCTTGCCGATAAGATTTTGGTTGTGGCAGCGCTTATTTCGTTGGTGGAGCTTCAACGGCTTCCTGCGTGGATTGTAGTGGTCATTATTTCCAGAGATTTTATAGTCACTGGCATTCGTTTGGTAGCTGCTGTGGAAGGAATTGTAATAGCGGCGTCTAAAATGGGGAAAATCAAGACGGTGAGCCAGATTATAGCTATAACCCTTCTCATCTTTAATTTCCCAGGAGGGCTGTGGGCCATGTGGATTGCTATGATTCTTACTGTATGGTCTGGCATGGAGTACCTTATCAAAGGTAAGGATATCCTTTTTGATGCATCTTAA
- a CDS encoding M20 family metallo-hydrolase: MKTQIMQWVDDQKDEIVQSVAALVHYPSVSPHEGGTGEVKKAQYIAQLVEKLGLPQAEWHNAPDEKAPEGYRPNLIVRLPGATSKRLWIISHMDVVPEGDLALWHTDPFTAVVKDGRVYGRGSNDNGQELIASLYAASLLTKRGIQPKYEVCLCFVADEEVGSVYGIQHLIQEGIFQKDDCIVVPDGGNDKGDFIEVAEKSILWLEFSVEGEQVHASRPDLGLNACRIANVFAVELDRALHGAFPDKDSLFNPSVSTFEPTRRNSNVGNVNTIPGKETFCFDCRILPSVNVDAVLNVVSQVKNQVERAEGGSISFSILQRTDSTLPTPSDAPVVRLLESSLREVYGFEPVIGGVGGGTCAAFFRKEGIPAVVWAHEADVAHMPNEYCEIEHLLNETKVFALMMVGME, encoded by the coding sequence ATGAAAACACAAATAATGCAATGGGTGGATGACCAGAAAGACGAGATAGTACAAAGCGTAGCTGCTCTGGTACATTATCCTTCAGTTTCTCCTCACGAAGGAGGGACTGGGGAGGTAAAAAAAGCTCAATATATAGCCCAGCTCGTCGAAAAACTAGGTTTGCCTCAGGCGGAATGGCATAATGCTCCCGATGAAAAAGCTCCTGAAGGATACCGTCCCAATTTGATTGTTAGGCTCCCTGGCGCAACTTCAAAACGCTTATGGATTATTTCTCACATGGATGTGGTTCCAGAAGGAGATTTGGCGTTGTGGCATACAGATCCCTTCACGGCTGTAGTAAAAGATGGCCGGGTTTATGGTCGGGGCAGTAATGATAATGGGCAGGAACTTATAGCAAGCCTTTACGCTGCATCTCTTCTGACCAAACGAGGTATCCAGCCAAAGTATGAAGTTTGCCTTTGTTTTGTTGCGGATGAGGAAGTTGGCAGTGTATATGGGATTCAACATTTGATTCAAGAAGGCATTTTTCAAAAGGATGATTGTATTGTTGTCCCCGATGGGGGTAATGATAAAGGGGATTTTATAGAGGTTGCAGAGAAGAGTATTTTATGGCTAGAGTTTTCTGTTGAAGGAGAGCAGGTTCATGCCAGTCGTCCTGATTTGGGGCTCAATGCATGTCGGATTGCCAACGTATTTGCTGTAGAATTAGATCGAGCTCTTCATGGGGCCTTCCCTGATAAGGATAGCCTTTTTAATCCTTCAGTCTCTACCTTTGAACCTACACGGCGCAATAGTAATGTAGGGAATGTAAACACTATCCCAGGGAAGGAAACTTTCTGCTTTGACTGCCGTATATTACCATCTGTGAATGTAGATGCTGTTCTGAATGTTGTGTCTCAGGTCAAAAACCAGGTTGAGCGGGCGGAAGGTGGCAGTATCTCTTTTTCAATTCTACAACGTACTGATTCTACGTTACCTACCCCCTCAGATGCTCCAGTGGTACGTTTGCTAGAGTCTTCTTTACGTGAAGTATATGGTTTTGAACCAGTGATTGGTGGTGTTGGCGGCGGTACGTGCGCTGCTTTTTTCAGAAAGGAAGGTATCCCGGCTGTAGTGTGGGCGCATGAAGCAGATGTAGCTCATATGCCTAATGAATATTGCGAGATAGAACACTTGCTCAACGAGACGAAAGTTTTTGCTCTTATGATGGTGGGAATGGAATAG